A region from the Rhizoctonia solani chromosome 13, complete sequence genome encodes:
- a CDS encoding 3-methyl-2-oxobutanoate hydroxymethyltransferase, with translation MLASTSRTATYVVGQQCRVFVSRRWMSVRPEEKEVHARKKVTIQKLHALKQKGTPITVLTAYDYPSGVRCERGDIDVTLVGDSLAQVALGYDSTTRLTLDEMLHHIRAVARGSRAPFLVADMPFGTYHASVEDSIRSAVRMVREGGAEAVKLEGGKELVPTVKALTSIGIPVMAHIGLLPQRHTASSGYRVQGKDTASAIELIHAANELQHAGAFSIVLEAVPHLLATHISKRIRIPTIGIGAGPGCDGQVLVQDDALGVWSGHKAKFVRRFAEIGPAATEGVCAYAKAVRDGSFPTVGTESYDMDPKEWEKIAEHEQA, from the exons ATGCTCGCTTCTACTTCACGGACTGCTACATATGTAGTGGGGCAACAGTGTCGGGTGTTTGTGTCGCGACGATGGATGAGTGTGCGACCAGAggaaaaagaagtacatg CACGTAAAAAGGTTACGATCCAAAAACTCCATGCACTCAAACAAAAGGGAACACCCATCACGGTGCTTACAGCCTACGATTATCCTAGTGGTGTACGGTGCGAACGTGGGGACATTGATGTCACACTCGTTGGGGATAGTTTGGCTCAAGTGGCTCTTGGGTATGACTCGACCACACGCCTGACGCTAGACGAGATGCTTCATCATATCCGTGCCGTCGCTCGAGGGTCGCGTGCGCCATTCTTAGTAGCAGATATGCCATTTGGAACGTACCATGCCTCAGTGGAAGACAGTATTCGCTCTGCTGTACGAATGGTTCGTGAGGGTGGAGCTGAAGCAGTCAAACTTGAGGGAGGGAAGGAACTCGTGCCTACCGTCAAGGCACTAACAAGCATTGGGATACCAGTCATGGCGCACATTGGGTTACTTCCACAACGACACACTGCCTCATCAGGGTACCGAGTTCAGGGGAAGGATACTGCGAGCGCAATCGAATTAATCCATGCGGCCAACGAATTGCAACATGCAGGGGCGTTTTCTATTGTTCTAGAGGCGGTCCCACACCTTCTTGCGACACATATCAGTAAACGAATACGCATACCTACTATCGGTATCGGTGCCGGACCCGGGTGCGATGGGCAAGTACTCGTTCAAGACGATGCATTGGGGGTATGGTCGGGCCACAAAGCTAAATTCGTACGAAGGTTCGCCGAGATTGGACCTGCAGCGACAGAGGGTGTCTGTGCATATGCCAAGGCGGTTAGGGATGGAAGTTTCCCGACTGTGGGCACCGAATCGTATGACATGGACCCCAAAGAATGGGAAAAAATTGCAGAACATGAACAAGCTTGA